The following are from one region of the Symmachiella macrocystis genome:
- a CDS encoding FAD-dependent oxidoreductase — protein sequence MKIVIVGGVAGGASAAARARRLSEDSEIVLVERGPDVSFANCGLPYYLGGTITDRQKLLVVTPERLEARMRLDVRVRSSVESIDRQAKTVSIHDLESGRIYDEAYDKLILAPGAAPLRPPIPGIDSPGVFTLRNLQDTDRIKAMLDNNVQQAVVVGAGFIGLELVENLLQLGIDTTIVELQDQVLPPFDKEMSTPLAELLTRRGVKLLLGESADRFETTETGVVVHTKSGRALPAQLVALGIGVRPENKLAVDAGLEVGPRGGIRVNDSLQTSDPDIYAVGDAIEVKDYMSGEPTQIPLAGPANRQGRIAADNVFGREVRYRGTQGTAILGLFDHTAAMTGASEKSLQRSGIAFRMIYVHPANHAGYYPGAEQMTLKLLFDPESGRILGAQGIGGAGVDKRIDVLAIAIQAGMTVYDLEEVELAYAPQYGSAKDPVNMAGFVAAGLLRGEHPQIDVVTLLEQSPAERPLLLDVRTAEEYAAGHFPDAVNIPIDELRSRLEELPTDRRIATYCQVGQRGYLATRVLMQAGYDVVNVSGGYKTFRLFHPAEEFAEK from the coding sequence ATGAAGATTGTTATCGTAGGAGGCGTGGCTGGAGGGGCTTCAGCGGCTGCACGTGCTCGACGGCTTTCGGAGGATTCCGAGATCGTGCTTGTGGAACGAGGCCCGGATGTCTCCTTTGCCAACTGCGGTCTGCCCTATTACCTGGGCGGGACCATTACTGATCGGCAGAAACTGTTGGTCGTGACGCCAGAGCGCTTGGAGGCCCGCATGCGGTTGGATGTGCGGGTCCGTTCCTCTGTCGAATCGATTGACCGCCAAGCCAAGACCGTAAGTATTCATGATCTGGAATCAGGTCGAATTTACGACGAAGCCTATGACAAATTGATCCTGGCGCCGGGAGCTGCGCCGTTGCGGCCACCGATTCCGGGGATCGACTCGCCCGGTGTATTCACGCTGCGCAATCTCCAGGACACCGACCGCATCAAAGCCATGCTTGATAACAACGTCCAGCAGGCGGTCGTGGTGGGAGCGGGGTTTATTGGACTGGAATTGGTCGAGAATCTATTGCAACTTGGCATCGACACCACAATTGTCGAATTGCAGGATCAGGTGTTGCCGCCGTTTGACAAGGAGATGTCGACGCCGCTCGCCGAACTGCTCACGCGCCGGGGAGTCAAACTGCTTCTGGGAGAATCGGCCGACCGTTTTGAAACGACGGAGACGGGAGTCGTCGTCCATACCAAATCCGGCCGCGCATTGCCGGCGCAGCTGGTTGCCTTGGGAATTGGGGTACGACCGGAAAACAAGCTGGCCGTTGACGCCGGTTTGGAGGTGGGGCCGCGTGGTGGAATTCGAGTGAACGATTCCCTGCAAACCAGTGATCCGGATATCTACGCTGTCGGTGACGCGATTGAGGTCAAGGATTATATGTCCGGCGAACCAACACAAATCCCGCTGGCCGGCCCGGCGAATCGGCAAGGGCGCATAGCCGCTGACAATGTCTTCGGCAGAGAGGTGCGTTACCGCGGAACACAGGGGACGGCTATTCTGGGGCTGTTCGATCATACGGCGGCCATGACCGGTGCATCGGAAAAGTCGCTGCAAAGAAGCGGGATTGCGTTTCGGATGATCTATGTTCATCCGGCGAACCACGCCGGATACTATCCCGGCGCCGAACAGATGACGCTCAAGTTGCTATTCGATCCCGAATCGGGACGGATTCTGGGTGCGCAGGGCATTGGCGGCGCAGGTGTGGATAAACGCATCGACGTGTTGGCGATCGCGATTCAAGCGGGCATGACTGTTTATGACCTCGAAGAAGTGGAACTCGCCTACGCACCACAATACGGTTCCGCCAAAGACCCGGTGAATATGGCGGGATTTGTGGCTGCGGGACTGTTGCGCGGTGAGCATCCCCAGATTGATGTTGTAACGCTCCTGGAGCAGTCGCCTGCAGAACGTCCGCTGCTGTTGGATGTCCGCACAGCGGAGGAGTATGCAGCTGGGCATTTCCCGGATGCGGTGAATATACCGATTGATGAATTGCGATCGCGGCTGGAGGAATTGCCAACCGATCGACGGATTGCCACTTATTGCCAAGTGGGGCAGCGGGGGTACTTGGCGACGCGGGTGCTTATGCAAGCCGGATATGATGTTGTGAATGTCAGCGGCGGCTACAAAACGTTCCGACTTTTTCATCCGGCAGAAGAATTCGCCGAGAAATAA
- a CDS encoding multiheme c-type cytochrome has product MDVVLRLFQSTLIVGALWALPGSVTAADPITEHFPEAVNSGCMKCHAGIELIREPDSEMMQQIMQRGTEQGDPAGCIICHGGDPTETTDKIKAHGGEQPQTFYPAPASSWVNQKTCGQCHPDQVKTQWTSLMMTEAGKIQGVCWAFGSMTGYNHLWANYAVKNPADPGDRLGTITYRQYMERLKRIEPNVFVDAHEPLPEALKVDELYRLRTEPTQAAFTYIREECQRCHHAVKGRQTRGDFRGIGCASCHTPYSNDGHYEGGDPSIDKQATGHMLVHSIQGTRDAKVTVHEKTYSGIPVETCTTCHARGKRIGVSFQGLMETPYHSPFAKDGGPQPALHTKHYIAMEQDVHYLKGMTCQDCHTTTDVHSDGFLAAANLASVQIECADCHGTPDRYPWDLPLGFMDEFAMTPATGKPRGVTTEPLEQTRQGTVHEPLDGYLITARGNPYENVVRDGNEIIVHTAAGKDIRMQPLKKLFAEKKVSQKGVVAMQGVAGHLERMECYTCHSSWTPQCYGCHIKIDYSQKDKCPECKDSKQGFDWVAAGRKHQDDPAHRTDRGETDFDTMIPGEVSEQRSYLRWEEPMLGINGEGRVTPLAPGCQPSVTLIGEDGKPILLNHIFKTDPGLEQGGEEGQLAIDMSPTQPHTTTKDVRSCESCHASRKALGLGIDSVRAWDKEHVVDLETVDGEILPNQFKVQMEPIKNLDHDWSTIVDEAGKQVATVGHHFQLSRAFNKEEQLHISREGTCVACHKEIPEESLAVSFLHHVAKYSGQLPKENQEHGVLVNKIVLMSAWLQFTLALGLPIGIGFVAWRWRRRNKLA; this is encoded by the coding sequence ATGGATGTTGTACTCCGCCTCTTTCAAAGCACGCTCATAGTCGGCGCGCTTTGGGCATTGCCAGGTTCTGTGACTGCCGCTGATCCGATCACAGAACATTTCCCCGAAGCGGTAAATTCCGGCTGTATGAAATGCCACGCGGGCATTGAGTTGATCCGAGAACCCGACTCGGAAATGATGCAGCAGATTATGCAGCGCGGCACCGAGCAAGGGGACCCCGCCGGCTGTATTATTTGCCACGGCGGCGACCCGACGGAGACAACCGATAAAATCAAAGCGCACGGCGGCGAACAGCCGCAGACATTCTACCCCGCACCCGCAAGCTCTTGGGTCAATCAGAAAACGTGTGGACAATGCCATCCGGATCAGGTCAAGACTCAGTGGACCAGCCTGATGATGACCGAAGCGGGGAAAATCCAAGGCGTCTGTTGGGCGTTCGGTTCCATGACCGGCTACAATCACCTTTGGGCTAATTATGCCGTGAAAAACCCAGCAGATCCCGGCGATCGCCTGGGTACGATAACGTACCGTCAATACATGGAGAGGCTCAAACGTATTGAACCGAACGTCTTCGTCGACGCTCATGAACCGTTGCCTGAAGCTCTGAAAGTCGACGAATTGTATCGTTTGCGAACAGAGCCGACACAAGCAGCGTTCACCTACATTCGTGAGGAATGTCAACGCTGCCACCATGCGGTCAAAGGCAGGCAAACACGGGGGGATTTTCGCGGCATTGGCTGTGCTTCGTGTCACACCCCCTACAGCAACGATGGACACTATGAAGGGGGTGACCCGTCAATCGACAAACAAGCAACCGGACACATGCTCGTACATTCCATTCAAGGCACGCGCGATGCGAAGGTCACCGTGCATGAGAAAACTTATAGCGGCATCCCCGTCGAAACCTGCACCACCTGTCACGCCCGGGGGAAACGGATCGGCGTATCGTTTCAAGGGCTAATGGAGACCCCCTACCATTCTCCATTTGCCAAAGATGGTGGACCGCAGCCTGCGCTGCATACGAAGCACTATATCGCGATGGAGCAAGACGTTCATTACCTAAAAGGTATGACCTGCCAGGATTGCCACACGACGACGGACGTCCATAGCGACGGTTTTTTGGCTGCTGCCAATCTGGCATCGGTGCAAATTGAATGCGCCGATTGCCACGGCACGCCCGACAGATACCCTTGGGATTTACCTCTCGGATTCATGGACGAATTTGCCATGACACCCGCGACCGGAAAACCCCGTGGCGTGACCACTGAACCATTAGAACAGACACGACAGGGAACTGTGCACGAGCCGCTCGACGGGTATTTGATCACCGCACGAGGCAACCCGTATGAAAACGTAGTCCGCGACGGGAACGAAATCATCGTCCACACCGCAGCCGGCAAAGACATACGCATGCAACCACTCAAGAAATTATTTGCGGAAAAGAAGGTCAGCCAGAAGGGTGTTGTGGCCATGCAAGGTGTTGCGGGACACCTAGAACGCATGGAATGCTACACCTGCCATAGCAGTTGGACGCCCCAATGCTATGGCTGCCACATCAAGATCGACTATTCGCAAAAAGACAAATGCCCGGAATGCAAAGACTCGAAGCAAGGATTTGACTGGGTGGCGGCCGGCCGTAAGCACCAAGATGACCCAGCCCACCGGACAGATCGCGGTGAAACGGATTTCGACACGATGATTCCTGGAGAAGTCTCGGAACAACGCTCCTATTTGCGATGGGAGGAACCCATGCTCGGGATAAACGGCGAGGGACGCGTGACACCACTTGCGCCAGGTTGTCAGCCCTCGGTGACGCTCATCGGCGAGGACGGCAAGCCGATTTTGTTAAATCATATTTTCAAGACCGATCCAGGCTTGGAACAAGGAGGCGAAGAAGGACAACTGGCCATCGACATGAGTCCCACTCAGCCGCATACGACGACCAAAGACGTACGGAGTTGCGAATCGTGCCATGCCTCCCGCAAGGCGCTCGGTTTAGGAATCGACTCGGTCCGTGCCTGGGACAAAGAGCATGTTGTCGATCTAGAAACCGTAGACGGGGAAATCCTGCCCAATCAGTTTAAAGTACAGATGGAGCCGATCAAAAACTTAGATCACGATTGGTCAACAATCGTCGATGAAGCAGGCAAGCAAGTCGCCACGGTTGGGCATCATTTCCAGCTCTCGCGGGCATTCAATAAAGAAGAGCAACTGCACATCAGCCGTGAAGGGACCTGCGTCGCCTGCCATAAGGAAATCCCCGAGGAATCCTTGGCAGTTAGCTTCCTGCACCACGTTGCGAAATATTCGGGCCAATTGCCAAAAGAGAATCAGGAACATGGGGTGCTCGTCAACAAGATCGTGCTGATGAGCGCTTGGCTGCAATTCACACTTGCGCTAGGACTGCCGATCGGAATCGGGTTCGTCGCATGGCGTTGGCGTCGGCGAAACAAACTGGCATAA